A genomic segment from Aegilops tauschii subsp. strangulata cultivar AL8/78 chromosome 1, Aet v6.0, whole genome shotgun sequence encodes:
- the LOC109736487 gene encoding uncharacterized protein isoform X2: MLVLYDDVLPFPEMHYDLILLAKEGRRGRDRSMGNCKSSSRALLRKAHVVPDSEWRIQDFGKTHVPDLEWRINDFSSLLETRAESARSDTFHCSGYNWNLEVSPMHKEAGSETPYVALRLVASRLSMVPGHMVHVVFELSIYNHSKGMYCGCKASYNFHFKNTYSKEHCLIPLQELLKPSAFLVDDSCVFGVEILKIDVSSTEKKAVVVQKKATTVQNLFVQKKGFIKGTYTWNMNNFLELDLDHFVRSPAFEVGGHKWYVQMYPCGKRYSTDCLSLYLYLDASDELHLESKKVVVMTVSILDRKNGIHFTRTSGLLVFTGGHGWGWANFLELKKLKDPSGGYVVESSCVVKADLTIIGLSNDS; the protein is encoded by the exons ATGCT TGTTTTATATGATGATGTGCTACCTTTCCCTGAGATGCACTATGATTTAATCTTACTTGCAAAGGAGGGGAGAAGAGGAAGGGACAGATCTATGGGCAACTGCAAGAGttcat CTCGTGCACTCCTACGAAAGGCCCATGTTGTTCCGGATTCAGAATGGAGGATTCAGGACTTTGGAAAGACGCATGTTCCAGATTTAGAATGGAGGATTAATGACTTCTCATCGCTGCTTGAGACAAGAGCTGAGTCAGCAAGATCTGACACTTTTCACTGCTCTGGGTATAACTG GAACCTGGAAGTGAGTCCAATGCATAAAGAAGCTGGTTCGGAAACACCATATGTTGCTCTTCGTCTTGTGGCATCCCGACTAAGCATGGTGCCTGGTCACATGGTGCATGTGGTGTTCGAGTTGTCAATATACAACCATTCAAAAGGAATGTACTGTGGATGCAAAG CTAGCTACAACTTTCATTTCAAGAATACCTACTCCAAGGAGCATTGCTTGATTCCTCTTCAGGAGCTACTGAAACCATCTGCTTTTCTAGTTGATGATAGCTGTGTCTTCGGTGTGGAGATATTAAAAATTGATGTCTCTTCTACTGAAAAGAAGGCTGTTGTGGTTCAGAAGAAGGCTACCACAGTTCAGAACCTCTTTGTCCAGAAGAAGGGGTTCATCAAAGGGACATACACTTGGAACATGAATAATTTCCTTGAACTGGACTTGGATCACTTTGTCCGTTCTCCTGCATTTGAAGTTGGCGGGCATAAATG GTATGTTCAGATGTATCCTTGTGGTAAAAGGTACAGCACTGATTGCCTCAGCTTGTACTTATACCTGGATGCCTCGGATGAGCTCCATCTCGAGTCCAAGAAGGTGGTTGTAATGACTGTGTCCATCCTGGACCGAAAGAATGGGATACACTTCACTAGAACTTCAG GTCTCTTGGTGTTTACGGGTGGACACGGCTGGGGATGGGCTAATTTCCTTGAACTCAAGAAACTCAAGGACCCGTCGGGAGGCTATGTTGTAGAATCGAGCTGCGTTGTGAAGGCAGATCTCACTATCATTGGTTTATCCAATGATAGTTAG
- the LOC109736487 gene encoding uncharacterized protein isoform X1: MLYVLNPALCHHNYIFLCLLCLLISSVLYDDVLPFPEMHYDLILLAKEGRRGRDRSMGNCKSSSRALLRKAHVVPDSEWRIQDFGKTHVPDLEWRINDFSSLLETRAESARSDTFHCSGYNWNLEVSPMHKEAGSETPYVALRLVASRLSMVPGHMVHVVFELSIYNHSKGMYCGCKASYNFHFKNTYSKEHCLIPLQELLKPSAFLVDDSCVFGVEILKIDVSSTEKKAVVVQKKATTVQNLFVQKKGFIKGTYTWNMNNFLELDLDHFVRSPAFEVGGHKWYVQMYPCGKRYSTDCLSLYLYLDASDELHLESKKVVVMTVSILDRKNGIHFTRTSGLLVFTGGHGWGWANFLELKKLKDPSGGYVVESSCVVKADLTIIGLSNDS; this comes from the exons ATGCTGTATGTTCTTAACCCTGCATTATGCCATCATAATTACATTTTTTTGTGCCTACTGTGCTTATTAATCAGTAGTGTTTTATATGATGATGTGCTACCTTTCCCTGAGATGCACTATGATTTAATCTTACTTGCAAAGGAGGGGAGAAGAGGAAGGGACAGATCTATGGGCAACTGCAAGAGttcat CTCGTGCACTCCTACGAAAGGCCCATGTTGTTCCGGATTCAGAATGGAGGATTCAGGACTTTGGAAAGACGCATGTTCCAGATTTAGAATGGAGGATTAATGACTTCTCATCGCTGCTTGAGACAAGAGCTGAGTCAGCAAGATCTGACACTTTTCACTGCTCTGGGTATAACTG GAACCTGGAAGTGAGTCCAATGCATAAAGAAGCTGGTTCGGAAACACCATATGTTGCTCTTCGTCTTGTGGCATCCCGACTAAGCATGGTGCCTGGTCACATGGTGCATGTGGTGTTCGAGTTGTCAATATACAACCATTCAAAAGGAATGTACTGTGGATGCAAAG CTAGCTACAACTTTCATTTCAAGAATACCTACTCCAAGGAGCATTGCTTGATTCCTCTTCAGGAGCTACTGAAACCATCTGCTTTTCTAGTTGATGATAGCTGTGTCTTCGGTGTGGAGATATTAAAAATTGATGTCTCTTCTACTGAAAAGAAGGCTGTTGTGGTTCAGAAGAAGGCTACCACAGTTCAGAACCTCTTTGTCCAGAAGAAGGGGTTCATCAAAGGGACATACACTTGGAACATGAATAATTTCCTTGAACTGGACTTGGATCACTTTGTCCGTTCTCCTGCATTTGAAGTTGGCGGGCATAAATG GTATGTTCAGATGTATCCTTGTGGTAAAAGGTACAGCACTGATTGCCTCAGCTTGTACTTATACCTGGATGCCTCGGATGAGCTCCATCTCGAGTCCAAGAAGGTGGTTGTAATGACTGTGTCCATCCTGGACCGAAAGAATGGGATACACTTCACTAGAACTTCAG GTCTCTTGGTGTTTACGGGTGGACACGGCTGGGGATGGGCTAATTTCCTTGAACTCAAGAAACTCAAGGACCCGTCGGGAGGCTATGTTGTAGAATCGAGCTGCGTTGTGAAGGCAGATCTCACTATCATTGGTTTATCCAATGATAGTTAG
- the LOC109736487 gene encoding uncharacterized protein isoform X3: MGNCKSSSRALLRKAHVVPDSEWRIQDFGKTHVPDLEWRINDFSSLLETRAESARSDTFHCSGYNWNLEVSPMHKEAGSETPYVALRLVASRLSMVPGHMVHVVFELSIYNHSKGMYCGCKASYNFHFKNTYSKEHCLIPLQELLKPSAFLVDDSCVFGVEILKIDVSSTEKKAVVVQKKATTVQNLFVQKKGFIKGTYTWNMNNFLELDLDHFVRSPAFEVGGHKWYVQMYPCGKRYSTDCLSLYLYLDASDELHLESKKVVVMTVSILDRKNGIHFTRTSGLLVFTGGHGWGWANFLELKKLKDPSGGYVVESSCVVKADLTIIGLSNDS; the protein is encoded by the exons ATGGGCAACTGCAAGAGttcat CTCGTGCACTCCTACGAAAGGCCCATGTTGTTCCGGATTCAGAATGGAGGATTCAGGACTTTGGAAAGACGCATGTTCCAGATTTAGAATGGAGGATTAATGACTTCTCATCGCTGCTTGAGACAAGAGCTGAGTCAGCAAGATCTGACACTTTTCACTGCTCTGGGTATAACTG GAACCTGGAAGTGAGTCCAATGCATAAAGAAGCTGGTTCGGAAACACCATATGTTGCTCTTCGTCTTGTGGCATCCCGACTAAGCATGGTGCCTGGTCACATGGTGCATGTGGTGTTCGAGTTGTCAATATACAACCATTCAAAAGGAATGTACTGTGGATGCAAAG CTAGCTACAACTTTCATTTCAAGAATACCTACTCCAAGGAGCATTGCTTGATTCCTCTTCAGGAGCTACTGAAACCATCTGCTTTTCTAGTTGATGATAGCTGTGTCTTCGGTGTGGAGATATTAAAAATTGATGTCTCTTCTACTGAAAAGAAGGCTGTTGTGGTTCAGAAGAAGGCTACCACAGTTCAGAACCTCTTTGTCCAGAAGAAGGGGTTCATCAAAGGGACATACACTTGGAACATGAATAATTTCCTTGAACTGGACTTGGATCACTTTGTCCGTTCTCCTGCATTTGAAGTTGGCGGGCATAAATG GTATGTTCAGATGTATCCTTGTGGTAAAAGGTACAGCACTGATTGCCTCAGCTTGTACTTATACCTGGATGCCTCGGATGAGCTCCATCTCGAGTCCAAGAAGGTGGTTGTAATGACTGTGTCCATCCTGGACCGAAAGAATGGGATACACTTCACTAGAACTTCAG GTCTCTTGGTGTTTACGGGTGGACACGGCTGGGGATGGGCTAATTTCCTTGAACTCAAGAAACTCAAGGACCCGTCGGGAGGCTATGTTGTAGAATCGAGCTGCGTTGTGAAGGCAGATCTCACTATCATTGGTTTATCCAATGATAGTTAG